AGTGAAAAAAGAAAAAGAAAAGAGGGAGGGGGAGGAAGAAAAAAAAGAGATGAAAGCAGGGAAGGAATAAAAAAAAAAAAAAGAAAAGAAAAGAATGGAAGAGAGGAGAGGGAAGAGGAGAAGAAGGAGAAAGAGAAGAACAAGAAAGAGAAAGAAGAGGGGCGAAGAGATCGTCGGAAGTGAGAACGGCACCGACGAAGGGAAACGGGGCGTGGGGAGACGACGGCGGGGAAAAGTATGGAGAGAAGAACGAAGAACGATGAAGAATAAAATAAAAGGAAGAAAGATCATCTTAAAAGAATGAGACGAGATGAGGGAAAAGAAAAAAGAAAATAAGGAGAGAAGGAAACGAGGTGCAACAGACAGGCAAAAAAAAACAACCCGCAAGAGGAGGCGGCCCCCAGAAGACCCGGGCCAGGAGTCAGGGCAGAAAAATAAAAACACAACGCTCGAAGGGGATGGGTAGCTGAAGGAGCCGAAGAAGGAGGAGCGGCAGGCTGGGAGTCCTCCCCCAATATATAATATAAAATTATATATAATATAATTTTATAAATTAATATAATATAATATAATAATAACCCCGCGGATACCTTATTAAAAGGTATCCGCGGGGTATTAGAATATATTATTATTTCCCTATAGAATCGATAAATAATATGCCCCCCGACTCGTTGCCGGAGTACCCCGGCAACAAGACCGCGGGGATAAGATTTAATAAGAATTATTTCTTATATTATATAAACCCCGGACGCCATCGTCCGACCCTAGGGTCGGACGAGGCGTCCGGGGAAATTATTTATATTTTATTATGAATATAATAAAAATAAATTCTATATTAATACTAGTAGGACCCAATATTTATATGTACCCTATAAATGTGACATCATATGACCGAAGAAAATTATATATTTATATTATATATCTTACTATACAGTATTAATGATTTTATATATTTTTATATAGAATATATATAATTTGTATGGATCCCGCGATTACTCATAAAATGAGTAATCGCGGGAAATACTTATCTCATATCTATATAATATATATATATATATTAATATCAAATTACCCGGACGAGCCGTCCGGGGTTGGTATTATTAAATATAATTATTATTATTACAATAATATAATCCCGCGGATTATTCTTCTAATAATCCGCGGGATTATATTTATATATAATTATTAGTATTTATAATTATTATTATTATTACAATATTTACCCCGCGGACTCTCACCCAACATTCGTGGGGTGAAGAGCCGCGGGAAATAATATATATAAATATTTACGAATAATTCCGCGATTACTCATAAAATGAGTAATCGCGGATATTATATATATTCATATTATTCTATATATATATATATATAAGTAATTAATTAATATTATAATATTTATATTATTATTAATATATAAGATATATATTATTTTTTTTTAATAATATATATAATAAAATATATTTATTATAAATATTATAGTATATTTTACATATATTATTTTATAATATATTTATAATAAATATTTATAATATAAATAACATGCAATTAGTATTAGCAGCTAAATATATTGGAGCAGGTATCTCAACAATTGGATTATTAGGAGCAGGTATTGGTATTGCTATCGTATTCTCAGCCTTAATTCAAGGAGTATCAAGAAACCCATCATTAAAAGATACATTATTCCCATTCGCAATTTTAGGATAAAGAGTGAGTCCTATTTTTCTTATTTATCCCATAATCTTATTAAGATTATGGGATATAATTAGAATATAAAATTGGGTGAATTGCAAGAAACTCCTAGTATTTAATAATTATATTAAATATGGACAATTTGCAGCGAAGTTTATAACAACCTATATTATATTATTATATAATAACCCCACGCGGCTCGTCCAACCCTACGGTTAGACGATGCCGCGTGGGGAGTTATAAAAACGTTCAACGACTAGATAATGAGTTAGGTTAACAATAATTTATCCACGAGCGCCCAATATCAAATAGATTATATTTGATAATGACATAGTCTGAACAATATAGAAATATATTGAGCTAATATATTAAATAAATATTAGGCCAACATATACAGTTGCTTTATCAGAAGCTACAGGATTATTCTGTTTAATGATTTCATTCTTATTATTATACGCTGTATAATAATAATATAATGAAATATCTATAATAAAAATATTCTTTTTCATCTTTGGGCAATGCCTCCCGGGATATATATATAATATAATATATATATATATTATATATCTATTATTATTACCAATTGCGTACTCCTCTCTTGTAGTAGTCTGCGAGTAGATATATTATTATACTATAAATTTATTATCAAGAATTACTCTTCCCTGCAAATGTGACATCACCCAACCCTAGGGTTGGGTGATGTCGCGCAGGATTATAATATAAACAAACCCCGCGGCTACCTCCAGTATTGAAAGTAGCCGCGGGGAATATTATTAATATATAAATTATCTACTAGTGATTCTACAATTTCTAAAAATATTAAATTAGAATTATGTAATAAATTAAATGAAGAATTAAATACTAATTCTTCAAACCATACTCCCCCCCGCGCGGCATCGCCCTACCGTAGGGTAGGGCGAGCCGCGCGGGGAATATGATGATATTATTTCTAAAATTAATATTGAATATATTGTAGGATTTATCGAAGCTGAAGGTCATTTAGCTATTTCTAAAAATATAAACAATAACTATAAAATAAGTTTAGAAGTATCTCAACATATAAATTCACCCGCGGCTCCTCCCTTCGGGGGGAGACCGCGGGGAAGATTTAATGAAGGCTATTCAAGATACTATTTTAAATTGAACTCCTGATAATAGTTTATTATATGATTTACCTAAATCTACTAATAAAATTTATAAACCCCGCGGCTCCTCCCCTGGTAATCCCTTTAAAGGGGAGGAGTCCGCGGGGAAGATAGTAATAAATATAGATTTTAAATTTCTAGTACTGATAGATTATATTATCAAGTATTTCCAACTATGTTAAATAGTGGATTATATACTAGAAAATATATTGATTTTGTAATGTGATTTTCTAGTATTATCATTATAAAACATGGTTTACATAAAACATTAGAGGGTCAATTATTATTAGCCCCCCGCGGCTCACCCAACCCTAGGGTTGGGTGATGCCGCGGGGGGAAGATAAATTTAGATCTTTCCCCGCGGACTCCCCCCGAAGGGAGGAGCCGCGGGGTGTATTAATTCTAATAGATATTTTCAAAAGAATGAATTAGTACCATTAGATTTTATTTTAGAAGTATTATCTATGAAACCAATTTATGATCCATCTAAACCTCATGAATATAATTATAGAAGCCCCTCGCGGCTCATCCAACCGTACGGTTGGATGATGCCGCGAGGGGGAAGATACAGAAAGTATTCTAAGTAATTACCTACCATAGGTAGAATAATGATTATAAATAAACACTCAATATTCTTTTTTTTTATATATATTAAAAACTATATTAAAAAATATATACAATAATATGTATTAATGACCCCGCGACCATAGCATGGTCGCGGGGAACAATAATCAATATTCTTTTCATTTTTATTATATATATTGTATATGTATATAATATATACATTATATTCCCCGCGGCACCTACACTGGTGTATACCGGGTAGGAGACCGCGGGGGAAAAAAGATATTATATTATAATATTGATAATCATAATAATCTCATAAATTTATACCAGCCCTCATATGTTATATGAGGGCTGGTATATATAAATAATTATATATTCTATTTTTATATAATAATTATTATAAAATATATTAAAAAATATATACAATAATATATATTAATGACCCCGCAACCATGCTATGGTCGCGGGGATAATTATAAATATTCATCTAAAAATATAATATATATAATGTAATTTATAAAATAATATAAATAAAATAATAATAAAAATAAATTTATTATTATAATATATACAATATATACTATATTATAAATATATAAATCCTCTTTAAGGGCAATGTATTAATATTATGGACTTCTATAATATGGGAGTTGGTAATAATATTATTTTAATAAATATATAGTAATACTTACTATATTACATCTAATATATATAGTTAATAATAAAAACTATTAATATAGATAATATCGCCAAATACCCTTAGAATAGGGGTATTTGGCGATAAATAAATAATAAAAATAATATTATATATAAAATTATATATAATATTTTATTTATATTACATCTAAAAATATAATATATATAGTAAATTATAAGAATCCCAGGGCTCTCATCCTACGTACGTAGGATGAGAGCCCTGGGGTAACTATTTATATATATATAGAATATAGATATATAATATCTAATTTACCAATATCCTTTATAAGGGTATTGGGGGAATTAATATTCTCCTAATGGTGTCCCAATTGGATTTTCGAGGCAATTGGAACTATATTAATTATCATATTTATAATAAATATTATATATATATTATATTATAAAAAAAATATAATTAATATATACCCCGCGGACTACACCTCCCTTCGGGGGGGGGTATAGTCCGCGGGGATTAATAATTCTAATAATTATAATTTCTTATACGATATTTTAAGAGATAAAAACTATATAATTATAATATTCCCCGCGGCTCCTCACCCTACGAATGTAGGGTGAGAAACCGCGGGGGGAAAAATAAAAATATAATAATATATTATATATATATAAATATATAATATATATAATATATATATTTCGTAAATAATTCAATGAATTATTAAAGCCACCTGATACTAATAGTATCAGGTGGCGTGGGTAATATATAATACTATATATTAGTATTATATTATATACGAATGATGTAGGATTTGAACCTACGAAGCCTAAAAGACTTATAATATCTCAAGTATTACACCTTAAACCACTCAGTCAACCATCCATTTAAATATATATGAAACTAATAGGAATTGAACCTATATTGGTACCTTATCAAAATACTATTCTAACCGATTGAATTATAGTTTCTATGCTCCCCGCGACCTCCTCACCGGTATATACCGGTGAGGAGGTCGCGGGGATTATATATAATGGAGTTAATGAGACTTGAACTCATATTAAATGCATGCAAAGCATTCGTTCTACCAAATTTAACTATAACCCCTACATATTATACAATAATTAAGTCTTTAATAGGAATTGAACCTATATCATCTCATTAACAGTGAGAAGCTTTAACCATTAAGCTATAAAAACTATATATTTGAAGGGAATAGGAATCGAACCTATGAAGAACACAGTCATTGAGTTTACAGCTCAACTCCAATTACCAACATTGGAGATCCCTCCTATATAAATATATATATAATATATATATATTAACCCCGCGGATATATCCCGATATTATCGGGATATATCCGCGGGGACTATAAATAGTTTTTCCTAATTTACTTATAATTTCCCATTATACTATAATATATATACTATATATTATAAGCCCCGCGGTATCACCCAACCATCCGGTAAGATGATACCGCGGGGGAAAAAATATATAATTACCCCTTCTCTAAATATTCTATAAGAATGAGAAATATATTTAATTATATTATATATATAATATATATTAACCCTGCGCGACATCGCCCAACCTTTCGGTTGGGTGTGTCGCATTTGCAGGTAAATTATATTATATAATTATATTATAAATATTTATAACTAATTATCCCTTTTTCTAAAATATTATTATGTATATAGTGGGAATATATATATTATTATTATATTATATATTACATATATATATATAATATATTATATTCCCCGCGGCACCTATACCGGTGTATACCGGTGTATACCGGGTAGGAGACCGCGGGGGGGGGGGAAACTATTTATAATTTCCCGCGGCTCTCATTCTACTTTAGTAGGATGATGAGTCCGCGGGGTTATTATTTAATAAATTACCGCAAATAATACATTGTATTATTTGCGGATAATCTTATATATTATTATCCACTTTCGTAACGTAATTTTTATAAAGAATTGCAAGAAATATATTATATTCTTATTATAATATTATATTTTTAATACTTATAATGGGACTTGAACCTATATACTTCGCTTATGAGACGAATGTTTTAACCAATTAAACTATACAAGTTATTATATATTTATATAATAGTATAAAATTACCTAATATTTATTAAGTAATTTCCCGCGGTCACCTCCCTTCGGGGGGTGCCGCGGGTAGATATTAATTTATATAAGCCCCAAATGCATCATCCCTATGAGGATGTCGCATTTGGGGCAAAGGGTGAATACTGAGAATTGAACTCAGATTTAACGCGCCACAAGCATTCTTTCTACCTTTGAAATATATTCACCTATAATTATATATAAAAATATAGAAAAATGAACGGAAAATATGAGAGTCGAACTCATAAGAACATAGTTCAATTATGTAGCAAATAATCTACCTTACCAATAGTGAATTTTCCTATTACGAATCTAATCAGACTTGCACTGACATCAACCATCGTGACAAGATGGGACTTTACTATTAAGCTACAGATCCATTATATAATTTTACTGTGTATCCTTAAAAAAAAATTAAGTACAGGATTATCAAAATTAATATAACCCGCCAATTTATATAATAAATTGGCGGGTTATATATCTATATATATTTTTATATATAATATTTAATAATATATATTTAATAAATAATATTAATAATAATAATATATTATTAATATAATATAATATATTATATATTTCCCCCAATTGCGGACTCATCCCCGAGAATCTCAGGGGGATGAGCCGCGGGGTTAATATTTATCCCACATAATTAAGTATAATTATATATGTATTTATAATTATAATAATTTATATATATTATAGGTAGCGAGACTTGAACTCGCATTCAATGTTTGGAAGACATTCAGTTTACCAATTAACTTATACCTATATTATTTTTATAATATAATACTCTCTCTATGACTCGAACATAGAATCTTAATATTAGAAGTATTAGGCTTTAACCATTAAGCTAAGAGAGCTAATAATTATATTGATCCCGCGAGTATTATATTTATATAATACTCGTCCCCCCAAATGAGGCATATAGGATGATGCCACATTTGGGGGGGGAAGGGTTAATATATTTTATATATTTTTATATATTTTATATATAATATATAAGAATAGTTGGAATCGAACCAAACATGGGATGCTTAAAAGGCAACTGTTTTACCATTAAACAATATTCTCTCCTCCAGGGTTATATCTTCTTATAAATAAGGAGACGTAACTATATTATTATATAAAATTCCCCGGACGCCTCGTCCGACCCTCATAAAGGGTCGGACAATGGCGTCCGGGATATATATTGAACCGGTTTGATTCGAACAAACAAATTCCAAACTCAAATTTTGGTGACTTACCTATTAGTCTACGATTCATATATATATATATATTACTACTTAAAGGATTTGAACCTTCATATCTTGCGATAACACATCTTAAGAGTGTCGTGTCTACCATTTCCACCAAAGTAGCTTATATGCCTTTAATGAGAATCGAACTACATGTACATAAATCTTCAATTTATTGCTTTACCACTAAGCTATAAAGGCTATAATATTTACTTATAACTATTTTTCTACTACAGACAGGGTGAGATGCGAAATTATTTTTATATTTTTCCCCCCGCGGTCTCTCACCCTACAAATATAGGGTGATGAGCCGCGGGGTAATTATTATATTAAATAATAAATATAATATTTATTATTAATAATAATATAATTTAATTATTATTATTATTATTATTATTATTATTCCGCGAATTACCCATAAAATGGGTAATTCGCGGGAGGTATAAATATTTATAATTATAATATATATTATTAGTTATATAATAGCCCCGCGGCTCACCCAACCATACGGTTGGGTGATGCCGCGGGGAGGATATTACCAATTATTCCTCCCTATCGCACACACATGGTGCGTAGGGAGGGGAACATAACATGTAATTGGAACATATAATTACTATATAACTATATAATTACCATTAATATTATTATTATAATATTAATAAACCCCGCGGACTTATCCTCTGATAATTCCAGGGGATAAGTCCGCGGGAAAAGTATTCAATTGTCTATATGGAGAATCAAAATTATAAATAATATTAATATAATTTAATAAATTAATATAATATATTATAATCTAATAACCCCCACGCGGGTCCAACCATAGGGTTGGATGACCCGCGTGGGAAATATAATATTGTATCCCGCGGATTATCATTCTTATGATAATCCGCGGAATTATATATTAATTAGATCTTATTTTTATTAATATTATATACAATTATTATAATAATTAATAATATAATACTAACCCCGCGGGAAATATAAATACATAATACATAATATAGAATATATAATAAAATATATATAATTACTTTATGTCCCCCCCCACGCGGCATAGTATAACCAATGCCGCGTGGGGTTATTAAATAAATATAATTTGATCTTATATAGATGATAGTTTAATTAGTAATTAAATTTTATAAATTTAATCCTATTATTAGATTTTAGTATAAAATAAACTATAATTATCTCTTTAAAACTACTTCGTATTTATATGCATTCAATACTTATTATTTATTAATTTAGCTTTCCTACAATGATTAATATATATTATATATATATAATATATATATATATAAAAATATAAACTAATATTAATTATAATTAATCAATAGGTACACCATAGATTAATTCATTTTGATCCTTGCGTACTAAAAATGAGATTTAAATTGATAATATTCCCTATAGAAGATAGAAACCATACTGATTCACATCGTATTTAACCCAACTCACGTTACCTTTTAATTGACGAACAGTCAAACCCTTCCTAGCACTTACAACCAGGAGGATAGGTAGAGTCGACATCGAGGTGGCAAACATAACTTACAATATCTACTCTTTCGTTATATT
The nucleotide sequence above comes from Kluyveromyces lactis mitochondrion, complete genome. Encoded proteins:
- the ATP9 gene encoding ATPase complex subunit 9, which encodes MQLVLAAKYIGAGISTIGLLGAGIGIAIVFSALIQGVSRNPSLKDTLFPFAILG